One window of the Cardiocondyla obscurior isolate alpha-2009 linkage group LG05, Cobs3.1, whole genome shotgun sequence genome contains the following:
- the LOC139102701 gene encoding uncharacterized protein, with amino-acid sequence MKVPFYNYLRGTKKQDQTKELSTTETEMSLQHTPPSAGSDTTTTRTNQQENPVMIIQEPDPQDGTTTSVGAVHVAKIPPFWKDNPILWFLQLEAAFAINRIQSDDSKYRFVIVYLDQTILPIVADILLNPPETGKYNKLKERLISALGESTATRIRWLLGSHEIGDEKPSVFLQRLRNLAGAQASDGILRAIFLEQLPENVRTILAISEMQDLDKLAAQADKIVEIAKPRSTTINAITQQQQTSNGLDNMTDLKTEINFLTRELRRGRRPRSTSRSRVSFKGRFQNKPRRTQKRDFCYYHSKFGEKAIKCAAPCFWKENAPEN; translated from the coding sequence ATGAAAGTGCCATTCTACAATTATCTACGGGGAACGAAGAAACAGGATCAAACAAAGGAGCTGTCAACAACAGAAACGGAGATGTCACTTCAACATACGCCGCCCTCAGCCGGATCTGATACTACGACGACGCGAACAAACCAGCAAGAAAACCCAGTGATGATAATCCAGGAGCCGGACCCCCAGGACGGAACCACAACCTCCGTGGGAGCGGTGCACGTCGCCAAGATTCCCCCGTTCTGGAAGGACAACCCGATTCTATGGTTTCTGCAACTCGAAGCAGCATTTGCCATCAACAGAATCCAGAGCGACGATTCGAAATACAGGTTCGTGATAGTATACCTAGACCAGACAATCCTTCCGATCGTAGCCGATATCTTGCTCAACCCCCCCGAAAccgggaaatataataaactaaaaGAGCGATTAATCTCTGCCCTCGGCGAATCGACCGCGACCAGAATTCGATGGTTGCTCGGAAGTCATGAAATCGGTGACGAAAAACCATCGGTGTTTCTTCAACGACTCCGTAACCTGGCAGGAGCACAAGCCTCGGATGGAATActgcgcgcgatatttttggAACAATTGCCAGAAAACGTGCGAACGATCCTCGCGATAAGTGAAATGCAAGACTTGGATAAACTCGCGGCCCAAGCGGATAAAATCGTTGAAATTGCCAAACCTCGGTCAACGACAATTAATGCTATAACACAGCAGCAGCAAACGAGCAACGGACTCGACAACATGACAGATTTGAAGACGGAAATCAATTTCCTAACCAGGGAATTGAGACGCGGTCGCCGCCCTCGAAGTACCAGTCGAAGCCGGGTTAGCTTCAAAGGAAGATTTCAGAACAAGCCCAGAAGAACGCAGAAAAGGGATTTCTGCTACTACCATAGCAAATTTGGAGAAAAGGCCATCAAATGCGCAGCACCTTGTTTCTGGAAGGAAAACGCACCGGAAAACTAA